Proteins encoded within one genomic window of Melospiza melodia melodia isolate bMelMel2 chromosome 27, bMelMel2.pri, whole genome shotgun sequence:
- the ZMYM4 gene encoding zinc finger MYM-type protein 4 isoform X3 — MSEDAEHNLAPALDSLSYGAPNRAGAENSLQGDDHDYFLNSGDLAGIPVVGSDNEDEQNFTPKDTLSSAIHDEDHLQEGKRVPDHELDSEKEIQVQNAIQKDLTSPFEQGPVFKSLRKDFSRTRDNGKETFSAKDKNREGHFQEREKRLEKIPKDMDSRLKSSFLDKAVHNQVEETLRTQLAPQTPETNFRESSYLFSSKESIGQELGNSFAPNIRIKKEPLDDEYAKAMAPQQGLLDKIKDEPGNSEEYGQQPKSQEGELKISAVFSVSGNPLVPQLSSGFQPAVASSGMSKMLPSVPSTAVRVSCSGCKKILQKGQTAYQRKGSTQLFCSTLCLTGYTIPASRPPASTKKTCSSCSKEILNPKDVITAQFDNTDFSKDFCSQSCLSTYELKRKPIVTIHTNSISSKCSMCQKNAVIRHEVNYQNVVHKLCSDACFSQFRSANNLTMNCCEYCGGYCYSGSGQCHILQIEGQSKKFCSSICVTGYKQKSAKITPCTLCKSLRSSAEMVEGTNNLGKMELFCSVNCLSAYRVKLVTSSGVQVQCNSCKTSANPQYHLAMSDGSIRNFCSYNCVVAFQNLFNKPTGLNSSVVPLSQGQVIVSIPSGTVSATGTTSTVSPSSTSSPAAAGLQRLAAQCQQVTFTRSVVKIKCHHCNRSFATKPELLDYKGKMFQFCGKTCCDEYKKKGNMMALCEYCRFEKIIKETVRVSGIDKTFCSEVCKLLYKHDLSKRWGNHCKMCSYCLQTSPKLVQNHFGGKTEEFCSEECMSKFTVLFYQMAKCDGCKRQGKLNESIKWQGEMKHFCNLLCILLFCKQQSAPDPPLPNNTANLSMAPASSSGPPSLRKDSTPVIANVVSLASTPAAQPTVNSNNVLQGAVPTVTAKTIGDASTQTDALKLPSSKPPRLLKNKALLCKPITQTKATSCKPHTQNKECQTEGEEAPAQPQIIVVPVPVPVFVPVPLHLYTQYTPVPLGMPIPVPVPMLIPTTPDNADKIIENIQENKEKVSINPFEADLLQMAEMIAEDAERDKTHSHGGSQTSEHELFLDPKIFEKDQGSTYSGDLESEAVSTPHSWEEELNHYTLRSNALPEPDPELKPFSKGDVEQDLEADFPSDSFDPLSKGPGLHSRSRARRRHRDGFPQPKRRGRKKSVVAVEPRGLMQGSYPGCSVSGMTLKYMYGVNAWKNWVQWKNAQEEQGDLKFSVHPVKLKEDILSCTFAELSFGLCQFIQEVRRPNGEKYDPDSILYLCLGIQQYLFENGRIDNIFTEPYSRFMIELTKLLKIWEPTILPNGYMFSRIEEEHLWECKQLGAYSPIVLLNTLLFFNTKYFQLKNVSEHLKLSFAHVMRRTRTLKYNTKMTYLRFFPPFQKQEVESDKLSVGKRKRSEDEEVPTAVEMAENTDNPLRCPVRLYEFYLSKCSESVKQRSDVFYLQPERSCVPNSPIWYSTLPIDPGTLDIMLTRILMVREVHEELAKVKSEDSDIELSD; from the exons ATGTCTGAGGACGCTGAGCACAACTTAGCACCTGCCCTGGACAGCTTGTCTTACGGAGCACCCAACCGAGCAGGAGCTGAGAATTCACTGCAGGGTGATGATCATGATTATTTTCTGAACTCTGGGGATCTTGCAGGCATACCTGTTGTTGGGAGTGACAACGAAGATGAGCAGAATTTCACTCCAAAAGACACTCTTTCTTCAGCAATTCATGATGAAGATCATCTGCAAGAGGGCAAGAGAGTTCCAGATCATGAACTGGACAGTGAAAAAGAAATTCAGGTTCAGAATGCAATCCAGAAGGATCTCACTTCCCCCTTTGAGCAGGGCCCTGTATTTAAATCACTTCGAAAAGATTTTAGCAGAACACGAGATAATGGCAAAGAGACTTTTTCAGCCAAGGACAAGAATAGAGAAGGACATTTTCAAGAACGTGAAAAACGATTGGAAAAAATCCCTAAAGATATGGATTCTAGATTGAAAAGCAGTTTTCTTGACAAAGCAG TTCATAATCAAGTAGAAGAAACATTACGGACGCAGTTAGCGCCACAAACTCCAGAAACTAACTTCAGG GAGTCTAGCTACCTATTTTCTAGTAAGGAATCTATTGGACAAGAGCTGGGGAATTCCTTTGCACCAAATATTAGAATTAAGAAGGAGCCTTTGGATGACGAATATGCTAAAGCTATGGCCCCACAGCAGGGACTATTAGACAAAATTAAAGATGAACCTGGTAATTCTGAG GAGTACGGCCAACAGCCAAAATCTCAGGAAGGGGAGCTGAAAATCAGTGCTGTATTTTCAGTCAGTGGCAATCCTCTTG tTCCACAGCTGTCATCAGGTTTCCAGCCTGCTGTGGCATCCTCTGGCATGAGTAAAATGCTCCCCTCAGTTCCAAGCACAGCTGTTCGGGTTTCCTGTTCTGGCTGTAAAAAAATCCTGCAGAAGGGACAAACTGCCTACCAGAGGAAAGGTTCAACCCAGCTCTTCTGCTCCACACTGTGCCTCACTGGATACACCATTCCAGCTTCTCGCCCACCAGCTTCTACCAAGAAAACCTGCTCAAGCTGCTCAAA AGAAATTCTAAATCCAAAGGATGTAATCACTGCCCAGTTTGACAACACAGACTTCAGTAAAGATTTCTGCAGCCAGTCTTGTCTGTCCACATATGAACTGAAAAGGAAACCCATTGTCACTATCCACACCAACAGCATTTCCAGCAAGTGCAGCATGTGCCAGAAGAACGCAGTG ATCAGGCATGAGGTGAATTACCAGAACGTGGTGCACAAGCTCTGCAGCGACGCCTGCTTCTCCCAATTCCGCTCGGCCAACAACCTGACCATGAACTGCTGTGAATATTGTGGGGGCTACTGCTACAGTGGCTCTGGCCAGTGTCACATCCTGCAGATAGAGGGACAGTCCAAAAAATTCTGCAGTTCCATATGTGTGACAGGTTACAAGCAG AAGTCAGCTAAAATTACACCCTGCACACTGTGTAAATCTCTGAGATCTTCAGCTGAGATGGTGGAGGGCACAAATAACTTGGGGAAGATGGAACTGTTTTGTTCTGTTAACTGTTTGTCAGCATACAGAGTAAAATTGGTCACTTCTTCAG GTGTTCAAGTTCAATGCAACAGCTGTAAAACCTCAGCAAACCCTCAGTATCACTTGGCTATGTCAGATGGGAGCATACGAAATTTTTGCAGCTACAATTGTGTAGTAGCTTTTCAG AATCTGTTCAACAAGCCTACAGGGCTGAACTCCTCAGTGGTGCCCCTGTCTCAGGGCCAGGTCATTGTGAGCATCCCCTCGGGGACAGTGTCAGCCACTGGCACCACCTCAACTGTGTCCCCCAGCTCcaccagcagcccagcagcagcagggctccaGAGATTGgctgcccagtgccagcaggtCACCTTTACTCGTTCTGTTGTGAAAATCAAGTGTCACCACTGTAACAGATCATTTGCCACCAAACCAGAACTGCTTGACTACAAG GGTAAAATGTTCCAGTTCTGTGGGAAGACCTGCTGTGATGAATATAAGAAGAAGGGCAATATGATGGCTTTGTGTGAATACTGCAGGTTTGAGAAAATTATCAAGGAGACAGTGAGAGTCTCAGGCATAGATAAAACATTCTGTAGTGAAG tCTGTAAACTGCTCTATAAACACGACTTGTCCAAGCGCTGGGGAAACCACTGTAAAATGTGCAGTTACTGTTTACAAACCTCCCCCAAACTGGTCCAGAATCACTTTGGGGGGAAAACAGAGGAGTTTTGCTCAGAGGAGTGCATGTCCAAATTCACTGTTTTGTTTTACCAG ATGGCAAAGTGTGATGGTTGTAAGAGACAAGGTAAACTCAACGAGTCCATAAAGTGGCAAGGGGAGATGAAGCATTTTTGCAATCTGCTTTGTATTCTGCTGTTCTGTAAACAGCAAAGTGCTCCTGACCCTCCACTCCCAAACAACACAG CAAACCTTTCCATGGCACCAGCCTCCTCCTCAGGCCCTCCTTCTTTAAGAAAGGACTCAACCCCTGTCATAGCAAACGTGGTGTCCCTTGCAAGCACCCCAGCTGCCCAGCCTACTGTTAACTCCAACAATGTTTTACAGG GTGCAGTCCCTACTGTGACAGCAAAAACAATAGGAGAT GCAAGTACCCAGACAGATGCCCTAAAGCTCCCATCATCAAAACCACCCAGGCTTCTGAAAAACAAAGCTTTATTGTGTAAGCCAATCACCCAGACTAAGGCCACCTCCTGCAAACCTCACACACAAAACAAAGAATGCCAGACAG aaggagaagaagcaccTGCCCAACCCCAGATCATTGTGGTCCCTGTTCCTGTACCAGTGTTTGTGCCAGTGCCCCTCCACCTCTACACCCAGTACACACCAGTTCCCCTGGGAATGCCAATACCT GTACCAGTTCCCATGCTCATCCCAACCACCCCGGACAATGCTGATAAGATCATTGAAAACATtcaggaaaacaaggaaaaggtTTCCATTAATCCATTTGAAGCTGATCTCCTTCAGATGGCAGAAATGATTGCAGAAGATGCAGAGAGAGATAAAACACACTCTCATGGTG GATCTCAAACATCTGAGCACGAGCTCTTCCTGGACCCCAAGATATTTGAGAAAG ACCAGGGCAGCACATACAGTGGAGATCTGGAATCAGAGGCAGTGTCCACTCCTCACAGCTGGGAGGAGGAATTGAATCACTACACCTTAAGATCCAATGCCCTGCCAGAGCCTGATCCAGAGCTCAAGCCATTCTCCAAAGGTGATGTGGAACAGGATCTGGAGGCAGATTTCCCATCAG ACTCATTTGACCCTCTCAGTAAAGGACCGGGTTTGCATTCACGTTCACGAGCGAGACGGAGACACAGGGATGGCTTCCCCCAGCCAAAAAGAAGG GGACGGAAGAAGTCGGTGGTTGCTGTGGAGCCCCGGGGTTTGATGCAGGGCTCCTACCCTGGCTGCTCTGTTTCTGGGATGACCCTCAAATACATGTATGGGGTAAATGCCTGGAAAAACTGGGTCCAATGGAAAAATGCACAGGAGGAACAAGGGGACCTGAAGTTTTCAG TTCATCCTGTGAAGCTCAAGGAGGACATTCTCTCCTGCACATTTGCTGAGCTGAGTTTTGGGTTGTGCCAGTTTATTCAAGAGGTGCGGAGACCAAACGGAGAAAAATACGACCCTGACAGCATCTTATACTTGTGCCTTGGAATTCAGCAG TACCTGTTTGAGAATGGTAGAATAGATAACATTTTCACCGAGCCCTATTCCAGGTTTATGATTGAACTTACAAAACTTCTGAAAATCTGGGAACCTACAATTCTTCCAAATG GTTATATGTTCTCAAGAATTGAAGAGGAACACTTGTGGGAGTGTAAGCAGCTGGGTGCATATTCCCCCATCGTTTTGTTGAACACTCTTCTGTTCTTCAACACCAAATATTTCCAACTAAAGAATGTCAGTGAGCACCTGAAACTGTCCTTTGCCCACGTTATGAGGCGCACCCGAACTCTGAAGTATAATACTAAGATGACATATTTAcgttttttcccaccctttcaaAAACAAGAGGTAGAATCAG ATAAATTATCAGTAGGCAAGAGGAAACGCAGTGAAGATGAGGAGGTTCCCACAGCAGTGGAAATGGCTGAAAACACAGATAATCCCCTCCGGTGCCCAGTCCGACTTTATGAATTCTACTTATCAAAATG
- the ZMYM4 gene encoding zinc finger MYM-type protein 4 isoform X8 yields the protein MSKMLPSVPSTAVRVSCSGCKKILQKGQTAYQRKGSTQLFCSTLCLTGYTIPASRPPASTKKTCSSCSKEILNPKDVITAQFDNTDFSKDFCSQSCLSTYELKRKPIVTIHTNSISSKCSMCQKNAVIRHEVNYQNVVHKLCSDACFSQFRSANNLTMNCCEYCGGYCYSGSGQCHILQIEGQSKKFCSSICVTGYKQKSAKITPCTLCKSLRSSAEMVEGTNNLGKMELFCSVNCLSAYRVKLVTSSGVQVQCNSCKTSANPQYHLAMSDGSIRNFCSYNCVVAFQNLFNKPTGLNSSVVPLSQGQVIVSIPSGTVSATGTTSTVSPSSTSSPAAAGLQRLAAQCQQVTFTRSVVKIKCHHCNRSFATKPELLDYKGKMFQFCGKTCCDEYKKKGNMMALCEYCRFEKIIKETVRVSGIDKTFCSEVCKLLYKHDLSKRWGNHCKMCSYCLQTSPKLVQNHFGGKTEEFCSEECMSKFTVLFYQMAKCDGCKRQGKLNESIKWQGEMKHFCNLLCILLFCKQQSAPDPPLPNNTANLSMAPASSSGPPSLRKDSTPVIANVVSLASTPAAQPTVNSNNVLQGAVPTVTAKTIGDASTQTDALKLPSSKPPRLLKNKALLCKPITQTKATSCKPHTQNKECQTEGEEAPAQPQIIVVPVPVPVFVPVPLHLYTQYTPVPLGMPIPVPVPMLIPTTPDNADKIIENIQENKEKVSINPFEADLLQMAEMIAEDAERDKTHSHGGSQTSEHELFLDPKIFEKDQGSTYSGDLESEAVSTPHSWEEELNHYTLRSNALPEPDPELKPFSKGDVEQDLEADFPSDSFDPLSKGPGLHSRSRARRRHRDGFPQPKRRGRKKSVVAVEPRGLMQGSYPGCSVSGMTLKYMYGVNAWKNWVQWKNAQEEQGDLKFSVHPVKLKEDILSCTFAELSFGLCQFIQEVRRPNGEKYDPDSILYLCLGIQQYLFENGRIDNIFTEPYSRFMIELTKLLKIWEPTILPNGYMFSRIEEEHLWECKQLGAYSPIVLLNTLLFFNTKYFQLKNVSEHLKLSFAHVMRRTRTLKYNTKMTYLRFFPPFQKQEVESDKLSVGKRKRSEDEEVPTAVEMAENTDNPLRCPVRLYEFYLSKCSESVKQRSDVFYLQPERSCVPNSPIWYSTLPIDPGTLDIMLTRILMVREVHEELAKVKSEDSDIELSD from the exons ATGAGTAAAATGCTCCCCTCAGTTCCAAGCACAGCTGTTCGGGTTTCCTGTTCTGGCTGTAAAAAAATCCTGCAGAAGGGACAAACTGCCTACCAGAGGAAAGGTTCAACCCAGCTCTTCTGCTCCACACTGTGCCTCACTGGATACACCATTCCAGCTTCTCGCCCACCAGCTTCTACCAAGAAAACCTGCTCAAGCTGCTCAAA AGAAATTCTAAATCCAAAGGATGTAATCACTGCCCAGTTTGACAACACAGACTTCAGTAAAGATTTCTGCAGCCAGTCTTGTCTGTCCACATATGAACTGAAAAGGAAACCCATTGTCACTATCCACACCAACAGCATTTCCAGCAAGTGCAGCATGTGCCAGAAGAACGCAGTG ATCAGGCATGAGGTGAATTACCAGAACGTGGTGCACAAGCTCTGCAGCGACGCCTGCTTCTCCCAATTCCGCTCGGCCAACAACCTGACCATGAACTGCTGTGAATATTGTGGGGGCTACTGCTACAGTGGCTCTGGCCAGTGTCACATCCTGCAGATAGAGGGACAGTCCAAAAAATTCTGCAGTTCCATATGTGTGACAGGTTACAAGCAG AAGTCAGCTAAAATTACACCCTGCACACTGTGTAAATCTCTGAGATCTTCAGCTGAGATGGTGGAGGGCACAAATAACTTGGGGAAGATGGAACTGTTTTGTTCTGTTAACTGTTTGTCAGCATACAGAGTAAAATTGGTCACTTCTTCAG GTGTTCAAGTTCAATGCAACAGCTGTAAAACCTCAGCAAACCCTCAGTATCACTTGGCTATGTCAGATGGGAGCATACGAAATTTTTGCAGCTACAATTGTGTAGTAGCTTTTCAG AATCTGTTCAACAAGCCTACAGGGCTGAACTCCTCAGTGGTGCCCCTGTCTCAGGGCCAGGTCATTGTGAGCATCCCCTCGGGGACAGTGTCAGCCACTGGCACCACCTCAACTGTGTCCCCCAGCTCcaccagcagcccagcagcagcagggctccaGAGATTGgctgcccagtgccagcaggtCACCTTTACTCGTTCTGTTGTGAAAATCAAGTGTCACCACTGTAACAGATCATTTGCCACCAAACCAGAACTGCTTGACTACAAG GGTAAAATGTTCCAGTTCTGTGGGAAGACCTGCTGTGATGAATATAAGAAGAAGGGCAATATGATGGCTTTGTGTGAATACTGCAGGTTTGAGAAAATTATCAAGGAGACAGTGAGAGTCTCAGGCATAGATAAAACATTCTGTAGTGAAG tCTGTAAACTGCTCTATAAACACGACTTGTCCAAGCGCTGGGGAAACCACTGTAAAATGTGCAGTTACTGTTTACAAACCTCCCCCAAACTGGTCCAGAATCACTTTGGGGGGAAAACAGAGGAGTTTTGCTCAGAGGAGTGCATGTCCAAATTCACTGTTTTGTTTTACCAG ATGGCAAAGTGTGATGGTTGTAAGAGACAAGGTAAACTCAACGAGTCCATAAAGTGGCAAGGGGAGATGAAGCATTTTTGCAATCTGCTTTGTATTCTGCTGTTCTGTAAACAGCAAAGTGCTCCTGACCCTCCACTCCCAAACAACACAG CAAACCTTTCCATGGCACCAGCCTCCTCCTCAGGCCCTCCTTCTTTAAGAAAGGACTCAACCCCTGTCATAGCAAACGTGGTGTCCCTTGCAAGCACCCCAGCTGCCCAGCCTACTGTTAACTCCAACAATGTTTTACAGG GTGCAGTCCCTACTGTGACAGCAAAAACAATAGGAGAT GCAAGTACCCAGACAGATGCCCTAAAGCTCCCATCATCAAAACCACCCAGGCTTCTGAAAAACAAAGCTTTATTGTGTAAGCCAATCACCCAGACTAAGGCCACCTCCTGCAAACCTCACACACAAAACAAAGAATGCCAGACAG aaggagaagaagcaccTGCCCAACCCCAGATCATTGTGGTCCCTGTTCCTGTACCAGTGTTTGTGCCAGTGCCCCTCCACCTCTACACCCAGTACACACCAGTTCCCCTGGGAATGCCAATACCT GTACCAGTTCCCATGCTCATCCCAACCACCCCGGACAATGCTGATAAGATCATTGAAAACATtcaggaaaacaaggaaaaggtTTCCATTAATCCATTTGAAGCTGATCTCCTTCAGATGGCAGAAATGATTGCAGAAGATGCAGAGAGAGATAAAACACACTCTCATGGTG GATCTCAAACATCTGAGCACGAGCTCTTCCTGGACCCCAAGATATTTGAGAAAG ACCAGGGCAGCACATACAGTGGAGATCTGGAATCAGAGGCAGTGTCCACTCCTCACAGCTGGGAGGAGGAATTGAATCACTACACCTTAAGATCCAATGCCCTGCCAGAGCCTGATCCAGAGCTCAAGCCATTCTCCAAAGGTGATGTGGAACAGGATCTGGAGGCAGATTTCCCATCAG ACTCATTTGACCCTCTCAGTAAAGGACCGGGTTTGCATTCACGTTCACGAGCGAGACGGAGACACAGGGATGGCTTCCCCCAGCCAAAAAGAAGG GGACGGAAGAAGTCGGTGGTTGCTGTGGAGCCCCGGGGTTTGATGCAGGGCTCCTACCCTGGCTGCTCTGTTTCTGGGATGACCCTCAAATACATGTATGGGGTAAATGCCTGGAAAAACTGGGTCCAATGGAAAAATGCACAGGAGGAACAAGGGGACCTGAAGTTTTCAG TTCATCCTGTGAAGCTCAAGGAGGACATTCTCTCCTGCACATTTGCTGAGCTGAGTTTTGGGTTGTGCCAGTTTATTCAAGAGGTGCGGAGACCAAACGGAGAAAAATACGACCCTGACAGCATCTTATACTTGTGCCTTGGAATTCAGCAG TACCTGTTTGAGAATGGTAGAATAGATAACATTTTCACCGAGCCCTATTCCAGGTTTATGATTGAACTTACAAAACTTCTGAAAATCTGGGAACCTACAATTCTTCCAAATG GTTATATGTTCTCAAGAATTGAAGAGGAACACTTGTGGGAGTGTAAGCAGCTGGGTGCATATTCCCCCATCGTTTTGTTGAACACTCTTCTGTTCTTCAACACCAAATATTTCCAACTAAAGAATGTCAGTGAGCACCTGAAACTGTCCTTTGCCCACGTTATGAGGCGCACCCGAACTCTGAAGTATAATACTAAGATGACATATTTAcgttttttcccaccctttcaaAAACAAGAGGTAGAATCAG ATAAATTATCAGTAGGCAAGAGGAAACGCAGTGAAGATGAGGAGGTTCCCACAGCAGTGGAAATGGCTGAAAACACAGATAATCCCCTCCGGTGCCCAGTCCGACTTTATGAATTCTACTTATCAAAATG